Within the Oncorhynchus tshawytscha isolate Ot180627B unplaced genomic scaffold, Otsh_v2.0 Un_contig_15925_pilon_pilon, whole genome shotgun sequence genome, the region gTGATATCAaatgcaaacaattcacacaataaagttatgaaacaatgaatgtgcagaAATTGGCAGGAGAGAGAGCATTTTGGAGAGAGAAGCACATTGTGCATCTGggcgctgcatggtcaatccgacaTCTGCATCGGCCATGCAGCATTTATGGTGATATGACCTCAGTAGAAGTCAAGgaattcatacttcttgcgcttcgcAAAGCAGTGCAGAGGCGTTTGTTTTTTCTACAGGATgtgtacccccccacacacatttttacattacagccttattctgaaatggaagtgtcttggtggttccaaacatcttccatttcagaatgatggaggccactgtgtccttggggaccttcaatgctgcagaaatgttttggtcccttcctcagatctgtgcctcgacacaatcctgcctcggagctctacggacaattccttcaacctcatggcttggtttttgctctgtcatgaacggccaactgtgggaccttatatagaccattGTGTGCACTtcctaatcatgtccaatcaactgaatttaccacaggtagactccaatcaagttgtagaaacatctcaatggaaacaggaagcaccggagctcagttttgagtctcatagaaaggggtctgaatacttatgtaaataaggtatgcatcttttttttcttaattttttaaaaacatttgttattaattatttttaactaatgcagttgattggggaaactaacatttattgttagggttgacatccatacaagcattacACTCTGATTTGTACCTCAATATATTGTGACatacacatataaacaatagTCTAAACGTAGGATAATTTTGCTGGGGGCAATAAAGAGATTCAGGATTATTCCCCATGGCCTTTTCTTTCCAtggcaattccattgttttgCTCGAGTTCAATTGACTTCTTTACCGCATCTATGTTCCAAACAGGTTACCATGGTGATCAGACCGTTTAAGAATGAGAGATGGATATGACTGTTCactagatggttttctattgatccATTATTTAGGGATCTGGAACCGGTGTCAGATAGGAGGGCGTTGAAAGACACGTTTGTGCTTTCTGGTGTTTTTTCATTGGCCCTAAATGAACAAATATCTTTCCACATACACAGATATAAGggttctctccagtgtgtgttcgctggtgtcTAGTCAGGTTCCCTGACTgactaaaactcttcccacactgatcacagctataaagCCTCTGTCCAGTGTGTATTCGCTGGTGTCTAATCAGGTTCCCTGACTgactaaaactcttcccacactgatcacaactATAAGGCCGCTTtccagtgtgtgttcgctggtgtgtAATCAGATCTCTTGACTGACTAAAACTCttaccacactgatcacagctgtgAGGTgtttctccagtgtgtgttcgctggtgtgtAGACAGGTTGGAAGCTCgagcaaagctcttcccacactgatcacagctataaggcttctctccagtgtgtgttcgctggtgtcTAGTCAGGGACGAAGCGAGAGCAAAGCTCTTTCCACATTGATCACAtttataaggcttctctccagtgtgtgttcgctggtgtgtAGTCAGATCTCCTGACTGagtgaagctcttcccacactgataacagacataaggtttctctccagtgtgtatgcGCCGGTGTATAGTTAGATTTTCTGAAAGAGAAAAGCActttccacactgatcacagctataaggcttctctccagtgtgtacaCGCTTGTGTATGGTTAGGGTTCCTGCATTAGCAAAGCTTTTCCCACAATCAAGGCAGGgataaggcttctcccctgtatgtATTCTCAGATGAGATTTTAAGGTGTTAGAAgcagcaaaactcttcccacactgtgAACATCTGTACGGATTCTCTCCTGTATGGATTCTATGGTGCAACTTAAGACCTCCTGGACaggtgaaactcttcccacactgagagCAGCAGTATGGTTTCTCTCCGGTGTGAATCCGCTGGTGAAtaatgaagccactccttctagTGAAagtcttcccacagtcagagcagcagtggtgAGGTTTCTTCCCTAAACCGCTCTGCTGGGGTTTCTTGAGTTGTTCTGATCTGTAGAGACTTTTTTTTGCCTCGTCAGCAACATgatgttgaggctccccagatgaTAAGCCCTTCCCACTGAGAGAATGACGGTTAGGGGTGTCCCCTGTGAAGCAAAGACATTGAATAACTAGGTTTTGCAATGCATAAACAAATACGACCCTCAGTATAAacataactgccaaaataaaaggaaacacttgaggaaATTAGGTTTCTGGCGGCTCTTATGGTGTTGGATAAATTTTCCTGGCATGCTTTAGGTCCACTCAACCACTTAGAGGGCAAGGTAAACGCCAATAAATATAGAGCCATTGAGTGTTCACCTTCAACCTATGGttgatgacaatgcccccatccacagggcatgagTGTTCACTGAATGATTTAATGAGCATAAAAAAACATAGTTATTACtttaactactgttccctgaaggagggaaacaagGTACAGCTATAGGGAGTTCATGTACTAGCGCCCTCTACTGAGGAACATTAGAATCACGCTTGACAAGGCCAATGAACACCGGGCCGCACCAGAAGTCTCACCTTCTCATGTGATAAAACTAAGGTACGGAGTCAATCCTTCAATTCAGTACCGCTCTTAATCTGAACATGGCGGTGAGGACAAACAACTGTTGTACTTTGTTTGCCACTTTCATTGAACATTAGTTCTAGTCATAACTGTAGGTTCCCTTTTAGTCAGGAAACTCAGGGGATGTGAAATCACGACCCAACCCAACACCAAATGAAATGGCCCACGGCAGACCACCTAGGGTTCCAACCCAACAATAAACCTGTGCTGGTGTCTAATCAGGTTCCCTGACTgactaaaactcttcccacactgatcacaactATAAGGCCGCTTtccagtgtgtgttcgctggtgtgtAATCAGATCTCTTGACTGACTGGGTATATTGCAAAAGTGTGCACTGCCTTTCAACGACCCTCTCCCGTCCCAGCCATAAGAACACTGTGGGCTACGCTGGGGCAATGACATCCAAGCGATAAAACCCCTCTCCCGTCCCAGCCATAAGAACACTGTGGGCTACGCTGGGGCAATGACATCCAAGCGATAAAACCCCTCTCCCGTCCCAGCCATAAGAACACTGTGGGCTACGCTGGGGCAATGACATCCAAGCGATAAAACCCCTCTCCCGTCCCAGCCATAAGAACACTGTGGGCTACGCTGGGGCAATGACATCCAAGCAATAAAACCTCACAAAAGTATGTGGTGATGCACAACTGGCCGCAGCACAAATATCCATCGCCCATGAGTTGGAGGTGaaccagtggttagagcgttggactagtaaccaaaaggttgcaagttcaaatccccgagctgacaaggtacaaatatatcattctgcccctgaacaggcagttaacacactgttcctaggccgtcattgaaaataagaatttgttcttaacggacttgcctagttaaattaaggtcaaATGTGCGATTGGTTCTGAACTTGTAGACCTTAAAATGCCTGTCTAAAATGGGACAGATTGGGTGGGT harbors:
- the LOC121844029 gene encoding zinc finger protein 501-like isoform X2, which codes for MYRDRASPSPTTLPESPGHNSPGSSLLLGLKRVSVLLVDCRKTPGQSGTVREGHEEDEKEEEGDLISSRDTPNRHSLSGKGLSSGEPQHHVADEAKKSLYRSEQLKKPQQSGLGKKPHHCCSDCGKTFTRRSGFIIHQRIHTGEKPYCCSQCGKSFTCPGGLKLHHRIHTGENPYRCSQCGKSFAASNTLKSHLRIHTGEKPYPCLDCGKSFANAGTLTIHKRVHTGEKPYSCDQCGKCFSLSENLTIHRRIHTGEKPYVCYQCGKSFTQSGDLTTHQRTHTGEKPYKCDQCGKSFALASSLTRHQRTHTGEKPYSCDQCGKSFARASNLSTHQRTHTGETPHSCDQCGKSFSQSRDLITHQRTHTGKRPYSCDQCGKSFSQSGNLIRHQRIHTGQRLYSCDQCGKSFSQSGNLTRHQRTHTGENPYICVCGKIFVHLGPMKKHQKAQTCLSTPSYLTPVPDP
- the LOC121844029 gene encoding zinc finger protein 501-like isoform X1 — its product is MMTLSTYSWLVICCISRIGQRCLDRASPSPTTLPESPGHNSPGSSLLLGLKRVSVLLVDCRKTPGQSGTVREGHEEDEKEEEGDLISSRDTPNRHSLSGKGLSSGEPQHHVADEAKKSLYRSEQLKKPQQSGLGKKPHHCCSDCGKTFTRRSGFIIHQRIHTGEKPYCCSQCGKSFTCPGGLKLHHRIHTGENPYRCSQCGKSFAASNTLKSHLRIHTGEKPYPCLDCGKSFANAGTLTIHKRVHTGEKPYSCDQCGKCFSLSENLTIHRRIHTGEKPYVCYQCGKSFTQSGDLTTHQRTHTGEKPYKCDQCGKSFALASSLTRHQRTHTGEKPYSCDQCGKSFARASNLSTHQRTHTGETPHSCDQCGKSFSQSRDLITHQRTHTGKRPYSCDQCGKSFSQSGNLIRHQRIHTGQRLYSCDQCGKSFSQSGNLTRHQRTHTGENPYICVCGKIFVHLGPMKKHQKAQTCLSTPSYLTPVPDP